The DNA segment GTACAGATTCCACATGCAGAATTGCAATTCTGCAACAACTCCAGCAGCATTTGGTTGCAAGTTGCACAAAGATCATGAAGGGAAAAAGGTTGACAACACATTTTTCAAACAAATTGTTGGCAGTTTGATGTATCTAACTGCAACAAGACCAGACATAATGTATTTTGTGAGCTTAATTAGCAGGTACATGAAGTATCCTACAGAAGAACATGCTAGCTGCCAAAAGAATCCTTCGTTACTTGCAAGGAACAAGAGATTTCGGGTTGTTTTACAGGAAGGGTACGAAGTCAAATTTGTTGGGATTTACTGATAGTGATTTTGCAGAAAATCAAGATGATAGGAGAAGCACTTCGGGTTATGCATTCATGTTTAGAACAAGTGTTATTACATGGTCCTCCAAGAAGCAACCGATAGTCACTTTGTCTAGCACAGAAGCTGAACTTGTTGCTGCAACTGCTTGCACTTGTCAGGCAATATGACTAAGAAGAATTTTGGAGGAATTGCAGTTCAAACAATTAGAAGCTACACAAGTTTTTTGTGACAACAACTCATCTATCAAACTCTCAAAAAATCCAGTGCTACATGGAAGGAGCAAGCATATTGACGTGAGATACTATTTCTTGCATGAACTAACAAAGGAGAAAATTGTTGAGCTTATTCACAGCAAAAGTGAAGATCAAGTAGCTGAATTTGTTCACAAAGCCTCTCAAATTAGCGTCATTCCAGAAACTTAGAGCCTTGCTTGGAGTATGCACAATGGAAGAAGTCGTGCAAGGGACTTGaatgtgttttagatttgagtTCATTAAACTTATGTTTGAAACATTAAGTTTAAGGGAGActgttgaaattaattaattagctgACAGGTATGTATATTAAACTTATGTTTGAAACATTAAGTGTAAGGGAGActgttgaaattaattaattagctggtagttatgtatttgttttatttgattggTTTTAGATATTAACTGAGTTTATCAAGTCTTTAGGAGGTTGTTGTAGCACTCTGCACGTTACACTTATTTTTCCTAGTTTGTAGCTTTGCAGTTTCTTTGCAGTTTTGATGTATCTTGCCTATTTATTGACTGattgattattaaataaaatgagttaattTTCTCCTCATCTTAGAGtaacattttcttcattttttattaaagacctatctttctttctcttcattcttTACCATCAAATCAACCTTATAATTTCTCAATAAATACCTATCTAACACGACAATAATCTATTTCTTCATTCTTTATCACCGAcctatctttctttctcttcattcTCTACCATCAAATCAACCTTATAATTTCTCAATAAATACCTATCTAACACGACAATAATTTCTCAAGTAATATGCTATTAGAAgtaatatgttattaatttaatctttaattttaggGATCAAACTAATTAATAGTAATCAAATTCAGGCTTTAAATTGTTTgattttgtataattaaaaatcaaccacttatttttgttagtaaaaaatttgaatccaccacttatttttctttttcttcattctttataACCGAcctatctttctttctttttattctttaccATCAAATCAACCTTATAATTTCTCACCCGCTCCACGCCCTCGTTTTCAAGGTTGGTTTTCAGTTTCATGTCTATGTGCAAACTGGGCTGTTGCAAATGTACTCAAGTTCGGGCCTTTTAGTTGAAGCAGCACAGGTGTTCTACGAAATGCAGCATAGAAACTTAGTTAGTTGGAATGTTTTTATTACTGGTTTGATAAAATGGGGTGAGGTTGAACTTGCTTGTTCCTTGTTTAATCAGATGCCTGCTCGGAGTGTAGTGTCATGGACTCTTGTTATTGATGGATACACCCGAAGGAATCAGCCCATCAAAGCTTTAACTTTGTTTAGGAAAATGATTGAAGTTGATGGTATAGAACCTACTGAAGTTACTCTTTTGACCATTTTTTCAGCTATTGCAAATATCGGGTGTATTAAGATATGCCAATCAGTTCATGGTTATGTAGAGAAAAGAGGCTTCAATGCCTTTGATGTACGCATTACAAATGCATTACTTGATTTGTATGCCAAGTGTGGATGCATAGCTAGTGTGAGTAGATTCTTTCAGGAGATACCTGATCAGAGGAGGAATTTGATATCATGGACTTCAACTATCTCTGGTTTTGCAATGAATGGGATGGGGAGGGAAGCTCTAGAGAGTTTTGAAAGCATGGAGAAGGCTGGGCTGAGGCCGAACCATGTGACATTCCTTGGTGTTTTGAGTGCCTGTAGTCATGGCGGGCTGGTTGAGGAGGggatcaatttttttgttaaaatggtAAAGGATTGGTGCCTTGTACCAGACATCAAGCACTATGGTTGTGTGATAGATATGCTGGGGAGGGCTGGGAGGTTAGAAGAAGCTGAAAAGGTTGCTTTACAGGTACCTCATGAGGTTGCCAATGCTGTGATGTGGAGGACGCTGCTGGGTGCTTGTAGTGTTCATAACAATGTTGAAATTGGTCAGAGGGTGACCAATAAAATACTGGAGATGGAGAGAGAACACGGTGGGGATTATGTTCTTATGTCCAATATTCTGGTTGGTGTTGGGAGATTTAAGGACGCAGAGAGGTTAAGGGAGATGATAGATAAGAGAATTGCCTTCAAACTTCCTGGCTACAGTTTTTTCTAGATGATATATAAGTGCACGCCTGAAAACAGATAGTTCAAGCGCATGTTCATGGTACCCATGAGAGACATTGGCTCTGATAATGGAGTTCCACAAAAGAAGATTGTGTAGTCCCTCAAAAGGAGGGATTGCATCGAACACTTTGCCTGTGTCAGAGAGAAAGTCAAAGTGGGCGTAAACGGCTATGAGCTTGGTGGCCATGAAGAGCAAACTATGCGCAGTGGTGAGAACCAATTGAGAGCTTGTTGGAGAGTGAGGCAATATTGAAAAAAAGCACTGAAGGAGTCATCAAGTTCATCATTGTGGGTGACTAAGAATGGTTGCATGTGGACGTGGGAGGTTGAACGAGAGAGATGATAAAAATGGGTTGGAATCGTGAAAAGAGTTTGTAGAAGTGCTCAGGGGCTGCATTGAGGATTAATGAAGCTT comes from the Glycine soja cultivar W05 chromosome 6, ASM419377v2, whole genome shotgun sequence genome and includes:
- the LOC114415860 gene encoding uncharacterized protein LOC114415860, with amino-acid sequence MDEFEMSDLGMMHYFLGIEVVQSNAGIFISQKKYVGEILYRFHMQNCNSATTPAAFGCKLHKDHEGKKVDNTFFKQIVGSLMYLTATRPDIMYFVSLISRKGTKSNLLGFTDSDFAENQDDRRSTSGYAFMFRTSVITWSSKKQPIVTLSSTEAELVAATACTCQAI
- the LOC114415861 gene encoding pentatricopeptide repeat-containing protein At1g09220, mitochondrial gives rise to the protein HPLHALVFKVGFQFHVYVQTGLLQMYSSSGLLVEAAQVFYEMQHRNLVSWNVFITGLIKWGEVELACSLFNQMPARSVVSWTLVIDGYTRRNQPIKALTLFRKMIEVDGIEPTEVTLLTIFSAIANIGCIKICQSVHGYVEKRGFNAFDVRITNALLDLYAKCGCIASVSRFFQEIPDQRRNLISWTSTISGFAMNGMGREALESFESMEKAGLRPNHVTFLGVLSACSHGGLVEEGINFFVKMVKDWCLVPDIKHYGCVIDMLGRAGRLEEAEKVALQVPHEVANAVMWRTLLGACSVHNNVEIGQRVTNKILEMEREHGGDYVLMSNILVGVGRFKDAERLREMIDKRIAFKLPGYSFF